Proteins encoded by one window of Streptomyces sp. ALI-76-A:
- a CDS encoding RICIN domain-containing protein, whose protein sequence is MSKAQTAATEGEDFAPQITTVAGTGDAGAAGDDGPAVAARLDRPYGLALDSTGTLYFSDYNNHQVRRVSTDGRIRTVAGTGTAGNRGDQGPAVSAQLDSPREVAVDRAGNLYIADSENHRIRKVTADGQIGTVVGTGTAGFSGDNGPAAAAQLNCPYGVAVDSTGNLYIADSDNHRVRQVTPDGQIRTVAGTGTPGFSGDGGPAAAAQLNSPYGVAVDGAGDLYITDAENHRVRRVARDGTISTVAGTGTDGFSGDGGPATSAQLDFPLGVVADTTGTLYVSDHNNHRIRRVAGDGTISTVAGTGTDGFSGDGGPAASAQLNYPFGLAVDCVGALYIADYVNNRVRKVAAAAMAGLPESGTVVSWASVRSRLRIGVTRESFKDGAKIQQSLAAPRQSQRWRLVVAGKSDSGDVVYTMENVRSGKVLEVDEARGAAGAVVAQRAYEGDEAHHQQWRLIPVGTVADDPRVYEIANRSSGLLLGVESNAPVVITQCWAEGDHRGRQWQLLPV, encoded by the coding sequence ATGAGCAAGGCCCAGACAGCAGCAACGGAGGGTGAAGACTTCGCCCCCCAGATCACTACGGTCGCCGGTACCGGAGATGCCGGGGCCGCAGGAGACGACGGACCCGCTGTCGCGGCCCGGCTTGACCGTCCCTACGGCCTCGCGCTGGACAGCACGGGCACCCTCTACTTCTCCGACTACAACAATCACCAAGTCCGGAGGGTCAGCACGGACGGCAGGATCCGCACGGTGGCAGGGACCGGCACTGCTGGAAACAGGGGCGATCAGGGCCCTGCTGTCTCAGCCCAGCTGGACAGCCCGCGTGAGGTGGCGGTGGACCGTGCCGGGAACCTCTACATCGCCGATTCCGAGAACCACCGGATCCGCAAGGTCACGGCCGACGGACAGATCGGCACCGTCGTCGGCACAGGCACTGCCGGGTTCAGCGGTGACAACGGCCCCGCCGCTGCCGCCCAGTTGAACTGTCCGTACGGGGTCGCAGTGGACAGCACCGGCAACCTCTACATCGCCGATTCCGACAACCACCGGGTCAGGCAGGTCACACCAGACGGGCAGATCCGCACAGTCGCCGGGACCGGAACCCCGGGATTCTCCGGCGACGGCGGGCCTGCCGCCGCAGCTCAGCTGAACAGCCCGTACGGCGTTGCGGTGGACGGCGCGGGCGACCTCTACATCACCGATGCCGAGAACCACCGGGTCCGCAGGGTCGCCAGGGACGGCACGATCAGCACGGTCGCGGGCACGGGCACCGACGGCTTCAGCGGTGACGGCGGCCCCGCCACCTCCGCACAGCTGGACTTCCCCCTGGGCGTGGTAGCCGATACCACCGGCACCCTCTACGTCTCCGACCACAACAACCACCGGATCCGCAGGGTCGCCGGGGACGGCACGATCAGCACGGTCGCGGGCACGGGCACCGACGGCTTCAGCGGTGACGGCGGCCCCGCCGCCTCCGCCCAGCTGAACTACCCATTCGGGCTCGCGGTCGACTGCGTTGGTGCCCTCTACATCGCCGACTACGTCAACAACCGCGTCCGGAAGGTCGCGGCGGCCGCCATGGCAGGACTGCCCGAATCAGGCACGGTGGTTTCCTGGGCGAGCGTCCGCAGCCGGCTGCGGATCGGGGTCACGCGCGAGTCGTTCAAGGACGGGGCCAAGATCCAGCAGTCGCTCGCCGCTCCCCGCCAGTCGCAGCGGTGGCGGCTGGTCGTAGCCGGGAAGAGCGACAGCGGCGACGTGGTGTACACGATGGAGAACGTGCGCAGCGGGAAGGTTCTGGAGGTCGACGAAGCCCGGGGGGCGGCCGGGGCGGTGGTCGCGCAGCGCGCCTACGAAGGCGACGAGGCGCACCATCAGCAGTGGCGGCTGATCCCGGTGGGCACCGTGGCCGACGACCCCCGGGTCTACGAGATTGCGAACCGGAGCAGCGGTCTGCTTCTGGGCGTCGAATCCAACGCGCCTGTGGTGATCACGCAGTGCTGGGCGGAGGGCGACCACCGGGGCAGGCAGTGGCAGTTGCTGCCGGTGTGA
- a CDS encoding PDZ domain-containing protein, which produces MQIQAPQYTRIVRVDTWCSGMSCPVSIASDGSSASFSLQSNNWVWSRPWKVDVVAADDAPMAGGRFTGTLTFEGVAVDWTVNITQGTPGAFGGYVSSVPGGGGARVRFVDPDLNAAAAGFREKDIITSVDGQPVTSAASLSAALAGKRAGTAVPVGITRNGTQMTLQYTVDE; this is translated from the coding sequence GTGCAGATCCAGGCTCCGCAGTACACGCGCATTGTCCGGGTGGACACCTGGTGCAGCGGCATGAGCTGCCCTGTGTCCATTGCCTCCGACGGTTCGTCCGCCAGCTTTTCGCTGCAGAGCAACAACTGGGTGTGGAGCCGGCCCTGGAAGGTTGACGTTGTCGCCGCAGATGACGCGCCCATGGCAGGTGGCCGGTTCACCGGCACTCTCACCTTCGAAGGTGTGGCGGTGGACTGGACCGTCAACATCACCCAGGGCACTCCCGGGGCCTTCGGCGGGTACGTCAGCAGCGTCCCAGGGGGAGGAGGCGCCCGGGTTCGTTTCGTCGACCCCGATCTGAATGCCGCCGCTGCAGGGTTCAGAGAGAAGGACATCATCACGTCCGTCGACGGTCAGCCCGTCACGTCGGCGGCATCCCTCAGCGCCGCCCTCGCCGGTAAGCGAGCCGGAACCGCGGTGCCCGTGGGCATCACGCGCAACGGTACCCAGATGACCTTGCAGTACACGGTCGACGAGTGA
- a CDS encoding FG-GAP-like repeat-containing protein, giving the protein MPVPTEELKLQIVNAATGKFLGAPAEPGADGGLVVRDFPDGGPSPHQWQFLPVQDDNAYVIRNADSGQVLDDPATADRGVRQATAAGGSAGQQWHLVPVEGEAGCYFIEGTSDSTVLDLADAGEDEIRIVLREYDEAAPSQRWQLVPAEPERISDPVLRWAALDHWNGRRSWRLADSAALRPAPGATPSYSDMLLVLEQFGSDQDAGGWKSAGAGRCPSGQPVLWAGLGERFLADTTGAGRADIVGLKPAKGAVTSASRGDGTFDDERVLHPTVPSSSLQDLWTVVDTTGDGRPDVVVLGADGVRLARPDEGGTFTPAGGEPVLAAFGHGEGAGGWLADKHPRFLADTTGDGRLDIVGFHDDGVWVSLQDEEGDFAPLADEPALKAFGHGEGAGGWLADKHPRFLADTTGDGRLDIVGFHDDGVWVSLQDEEGNFAEPLYVLDHFGVDQGWSSAEEYPRFLLRTTDGEAADLVGFGPQGVVVARGRGDGTFEPAKLVLNDFGTAQGWTSGKHLRFLADVTGDGKPDIVGFGNEGVWVSHNDGDGQFEQAQLVCRGFGYHDDAGAWRVDRHPRFLADITGDGRVDIVGFGGPGVYVARNLYRRFRTR; this is encoded by the coding sequence ATGCCTGTGCCCACGGAAGAACTGAAGCTGCAGATCGTCAACGCCGCCACCGGCAAGTTCCTGGGCGCCCCGGCCGAGCCGGGCGCGGACGGGGGGCTCGTGGTGCGCGACTTCCCCGATGGCGGACCGAGCCCTCACCAGTGGCAGTTCCTCCCCGTGCAGGACGACAACGCGTACGTGATCCGCAACGCAGACAGCGGCCAGGTTCTCGACGACCCCGCCACCGCGGACCGCGGCGTCCGCCAGGCCACGGCCGCCGGCGGCAGCGCGGGCCAGCAGTGGCACCTCGTCCCCGTCGAGGGCGAAGCAGGCTGCTACTTCATCGAGGGCACGAGCGACAGTACCGTCCTTGACCTCGCCGATGCCGGCGAGGACGAGATCCGCATCGTCCTGCGTGAGTACGACGAGGCCGCACCAAGTCAGCGCTGGCAGCTCGTCCCGGCCGAGCCCGAACGCATCAGCGACCCCGTGCTGCGCTGGGCAGCGCTGGACCATTGGAACGGCCGCCGGTCCTGGCGGCTGGCTGACTCGGCCGCCCTGCGTCCGGCTCCCGGAGCTACGCCCTCCTACAGTGACATGCTGCTGGTCCTCGAGCAGTTCGGCAGCGACCAGGACGCCGGCGGGTGGAAGAGCGCTGGAGCCGGCCGCTGCCCCAGCGGGCAACCGGTGTTGTGGGCGGGCCTGGGTGAGCGGTTCCTCGCCGACACCACGGGCGCGGGCCGAGCGGACATCGTGGGGCTCAAACCCGCGAAGGGGGCTGTTACCTCGGCCAGCAGAGGTGACGGCACGTTCGACGACGAGCGCGTCCTGCACCCGACCGTGCCCTCTTCGAGTCTCCAGGATCTGTGGACTGTCGTGGACACCACGGGTGACGGCCGGCCCGACGTGGTCGTGCTCGGCGCCGACGGCGTCCGGCTGGCCCGCCCCGACGAGGGCGGGACGTTCACGCCCGCCGGCGGCGAACCGGTACTTGCGGCGTTCGGCCACGGGGAGGGGGCGGGCGGGTGGCTTGCCGACAAGCATCCCCGCTTCCTCGCCGACACCACCGGCGACGGCAGGCTCGACATCGTCGGCTTCCACGACGACGGCGTCTGGGTCTCCCTCCAGGACGAAGAAGGAGACTTCGCACCGCTCGCCGACGAACCGGCCCTGAAGGCGTTCGGCCACGGGGAGGGGGCGGGCGGGTGGCTTGCCGACAAGCATCCCCGCTTCCTCGCCGACACCACGGGCGACGGCAGGCTCGACATCGTCGGCTTCCACGACGACGGCGTCTGGGTCTCCCTCCAGGACGAAGAAGGGAACTTCGCCGAACCTCTGTACGTCCTCGACCACTTCGGCGTCGACCAGGGATGGAGCTCGGCCGAGGAGTACCCCCGGTTCCTGCTCAGGACCACCGATGGCGAGGCAGCAGACCTCGTCGGCTTCGGCCCGCAGGGCGTCGTCGTCGCGCGCGGACGCGGGGACGGCACGTTCGAGCCCGCGAAACTCGTGCTCAACGACTTCGGGACCGCCCAGGGGTGGACGAGCGGCAAGCACCTCAGGTTCCTCGCCGACGTCACCGGCGACGGCAAGCCGGACATCGTCGGCTTCGGCAACGAAGGCGTCTGGGTGTCGCACAACGACGGCGACGGCCAGTTCGAGCAGGCCCAACTGGTATGCCGCGGCTTCGGCTACCACGACGACGCCGGCGCCTGGCGGGTCGACCGCCACCCCCGCTTCCTCGCCGACATCACCGGCGACGGACGCGTCGACATCGTCGGCTTCGGAGGGCCGGGCGTGTACGTGGCCCGCAACCTCTACCGCCGCTTCCGAACCCGATAA
- a CDS encoding transposase, with product MVDTLILDLLDPEEARRPPMAMKDYSDEFKADAVALYESTPGATYKSIAADLGVNRATLREWVLRDRERRGVTAAAAKPGARPREAVPSADPHERVRQLEARVDELEASELKLATERDILRKAAKYFAGETNW from the coding sequence GTGGTGGACACGCTGATACTGGATCTGCTTGATCCGGAGGAAGCGAGAAGACCGCCGATGGCGATGAAGGACTACTCGGACGAGTTCAAGGCCGATGCCGTGGCCCTGTACGAGTCCACACCCGGGGCGACCTACAAGAGCATCGCCGCTGACCTGGGCGTCAACCGGGCGACCCTGCGTGAGTGGGTGCTGCGGGACCGTGAACGCCGTGGCGTCACCGCTGCGGCTGCGAAGCCGGGCGCCCGGCCTCGAGAGGCGGTGCCGTCCGCTGATCCGCACGAGCGGGTGCGGCAGTTGGAGGCGAGGGTGGACGAGCTCGAGGCGAGTGAGCTTAAGCTCGCCACCGAGCGGGACATCCTCCGCAAGGCGGCCAAGTATTTCGCCGGAGAGACGAACTGGTGA
- a CDS encoding ATP-dependent DNA ligase, with protein MTVTLVRPELVVEVGVDAARDNAGRWRHPVRWYRARPDLSPGDIAHFGNSA; from the coding sequence TTGACCGTCACCCTCGTGCGGCCCGAGCTGGTGGTGGAGGTCGGCGTCGATGCCGCCCGGGACAACGCCGGGCGCTGGCGCCATCCCGTCCGCTGGTACCGGGCCCGCCCGGACCTCTCCCCCGGCGACATTGCCCACTTCGGCAATTCTGCGTAG